The proteins below are encoded in one region of Metabacillus dongyingensis:
- a CDS encoding DUF6376 family protein, with amino-acid sequence MMKIFKVLAVLSIVFLSGCSLLEGVNSSLQYANDAKDYINQASTFAEELPALAEEAVNNEEARTELEQSLNNMKEEINTFKESDAPEIAEDAHNQLVSYSESLESGIDSALKQIENGEWNLKLLEDTEIVKTVSEMKSILDQIEQLGS; translated from the coding sequence ATGATGAAAATATTTAAAGTATTGGCTGTTTTATCCATAGTTTTCCTGAGTGGGTGTTCTTTGCTTGAAGGCGTTAATTCTTCTTTACAGTATGCAAATGATGCAAAGGATTATATTAATCAGGCAAGCACATTTGCAGAGGAGCTTCCTGCCCTTGCTGAAGAGGCTGTAAATAACGAAGAAGCAAGAACAGAGCTTGAGCAGAGTTTAAATAATATGAAGGAAGAAATAAATACATTTAAAGAATCGGATGCGCCGGAGATTGCTGAAGATGCACATAATCAGCTTGTCAGCTACAGTGAATCACTTGAAAGCGGAATTGATTCTGCTTTGAAGCAAATTGAAAACGGAGAGTGGAATCTTAAGCTGCTTGAAGACACAGAAATTGTGAAAACCGTGTCTGAAATGAAAAGCATCTTAGATCAAATTGAACAGCTTGGATCTTGA
- a CDS encoding protein kinase family protein, with protein MKGYKQFADSVKIGGKGTRAKLNGHDSSLTFIGAGRSAFVFKLANENKALKVFFPSFTHIAKEEAEIYRTLQGIEYYPNLYEAGENYLVIDYIEGSTLFDCVSTGISITDKHIAEIDKALMHAKERGLNPSDIHLRNIFITDGGEIKMIDVARFRQTKNCTQWDDLKTAFNKYYRKTYFPKRIPAAMMNFIAALYKKKLISLAS; from the coding sequence ATGAAAGGATATAAGCAATTTGCAGATAGCGTCAAAATAGGAGGGAAAGGGACACGTGCCAAGCTAAATGGCCATGATTCTTCCTTAACCTTCATCGGAGCTGGCAGAAGCGCATTTGTTTTTAAACTTGCGAATGAGAATAAAGCTTTAAAGGTGTTCTTTCCTTCATTTACTCATATTGCAAAGGAAGAAGCTGAGATTTACAGGACCCTTCAGGGGATTGAGTATTACCCCAATCTATATGAAGCGGGAGAAAACTATTTAGTCATTGATTATATTGAAGGAAGCACTCTCTTTGATTGTGTCAGCACGGGAATATCCATAACTGATAAGCATATAGCAGAGATCGATAAAGCTCTTATGCATGCTAAAGAAAGAGGGCTGAACCCGTCTGATATTCACCTTCGCAATATATTCATTACCGATGGGGGCGAAATCAAAATGATTGATGTCGCAAGGTTCCGTCAAACAAAAAACTGCACACAATGGGACGATTTAAAGACGGCTTTTAATAAATACTACCGCAAGACTTATTTTCCTAAAAGAATACCGGCTGCCATGATGAATTTTATTGCAGCTTTGTATAAGAAAAAGCTGATTTCATTAGCATCATAA
- a CDS encoding TetR/AcrR family transcriptional regulator, producing the protein MKEKEKRIIEAAMSLFAKKGVTSTSIQDIANECGISKGAFYLYFKSKEALLLDTFKYHFELIHSKMEAVRQRDLEPRALLIAQLSCQLSEINKHKDFIIMQMRENAIPNNPSMAAFIQKMNADSNLFVKNALLAIYGESIEEYIWDLSTILQGMIHSYLKFIIFEKAELDFDELAAFLLNRVDDVASGLKVSKEKPILSSEREKNLFSFCTAIHLDELLAKIEQSKQQLSGDLLVTLEVLEAEIKEDSPRTAVIQGMLANLNQDPALAELQKSIAAYYQIKLL; encoded by the coding sequence ATGAAGGAAAAAGAAAAGCGGATCATTGAAGCGGCTATGAGCCTTTTCGCTAAAAAAGGTGTTACCTCAACGTCCATACAGGATATTGCGAACGAATGCGGAATTTCAAAAGGGGCTTTTTACCTTTATTTTAAATCGAAGGAAGCTCTCCTGCTTGATACGTTCAAATATCATTTTGAGCTGATTCATTCAAAAATGGAGGCTGTCAGACAGCGGGACCTCGAACCCCGCGCACTTTTAATCGCCCAGCTATCCTGCCAGCTGAGTGAGATTAATAAACATAAAGATTTCATTATTATGCAAATGCGGGAGAATGCCATACCAAATAACCCTTCAATGGCAGCTTTCATTCAAAAAATGAATGCAGATTCCAACCTTTTTGTTAAAAATGCGCTTCTAGCCATTTACGGTGAGTCCATTGAAGAATATATCTGGGATTTAAGCACAATCCTTCAGGGCATGATTCATTCTTATTTGAAATTCATTATCTTTGAAAAAGCAGAATTGGATTTCGATGAACTCGCAGCTTTTCTTTTAAACAGGGTGGATGATGTTGCATCAGGATTGAAGGTTTCAAAAGAGAAACCCATTCTTTCAAGTGAAAGAGAAAAAAATCTTTTCTCTTTTTGTACAGCCATACACCTTGATGAATTATTAGCCAAAATTGAGCAAAGCAAGCAGCAGCTATCCGGAGATCTTCTTGTTACACTTGAGGTGCTGGAAGCAGAAATTAAAGAGGATTCACCTCGGACTGCCGTCATACAGGGGATGCTTGCTAACTTGAATCAAGATCCGGCTTTAGCAGAGCTTCAGAAGAGCATTGCTGCTTATTATCAAATTAAACTTTTATAG